One window of Thermocoleostomius sinensis A174 genomic DNA carries:
- a CDS encoding response regulator: MKILLVEDDESMAAMLVSALMADRHTVNIATDGHMGLMLAQTYDYDLVVLDDLVPHLDGISVCRRLRSQGLQMPILLLTVKDSQTDKIVGLNAGADDYVVKPFDMEELRARVRALLRRCNTSLATVLTWEQLCLDPDANTVTYDSVPIALTPKEFGILELFLRHPQRVFSRSAIIDRLWSLEDSPAESAVTTHIKDLRQKLKAGGMAIDLIETVYGLGYRLKPPPNTSSAAPSVDTNKPALVQRVMDKFKDSFVSQVAVLQQAEAALRSGELTDTLQATARQEAHKLAGSLGIFGHPEGSELAREAEQLLTQATSCHHISVSAFSQIVAALQKTIVQFTLPSEISPLSTENAAFTANSSQGVAAYAATDADLNASVTSNPSVLDSASSPAHTQVVLVLSQDLVLTASLQATAANWQLQLHPMTELEAVWTAIAHTQIDGVLLDLSITDLLSESLLFLAEFTHLYPDLPVVVLSERDSLGDRVNVSRLGSKAFLSKPISAEEVLQVISQALPQVQNGESKVLIVDDDPAVLVALKSLLQPWGLHVTTLRDPKQFWEQLVATQPDLVVVDLEMPTFSGIDLCQVVRHDPRWGDLPILVVTAHTNAESIRQVFAAGADDFIAKPVVGPELVTRIISRLERIRSRRHPPGSTVQSEETP, from the coding sequence ATGAAGATTTTGCTGGTGGAAGATGATGAGTCAATGGCAGCCATGCTAGTGTCTGCTCTGATGGCCGATCGCCATACCGTCAATATTGCTACCGATGGGCATATGGGGTTAATGCTGGCCCAAACCTACGATTATGACTTGGTTGTGCTAGACGATCTGGTTCCGCACCTGGATGGCATTAGCGTTTGCCGACGTTTGCGATCGCAAGGGCTACAGATGCCCATTCTCTTGCTGACCGTTAAAGATTCCCAAACCGATAAGATTGTGGGGCTGAATGCTGGGGCTGATGATTATGTGGTCAAACCGTTTGATATGGAAGAACTGCGGGCGCGAGTGCGGGCCCTGCTGCGCCGTTGTAATACCTCGCTTGCAACCGTGCTCACCTGGGAACAGCTTTGCCTTGACCCCGATGCCAACACAGTCACCTATGACAGTGTACCCATTGCGCTGACTCCTAAAGAATTCGGCATTCTAGAATTATTCTTGCGCCATCCCCAACGGGTATTCAGCCGCAGCGCGATTATCGATCGCCTTTGGTCCTTAGAAGACTCTCCTGCCGAAAGTGCCGTTACGACTCACATTAAAGATCTACGGCAAAAGTTGAAAGCGGGTGGCATGGCGATCGACTTAATTGAAACTGTATATGGATTGGGATATCGCCTCAAACCTCCTCCCAATACATCTTCTGCCGCGCCAAGTGTGGACACTAACAAACCAGCTTTGGTGCAACGAGTGATGGACAAGTTCAAGGACTCGTTTGTGTCCCAAGTTGCAGTATTGCAGCAGGCAGAAGCCGCCCTCCGCTCTGGCGAGTTGACAGACACGCTGCAAGCAACAGCCAGGCAGGAAGCTCATAAGCTAGCTGGATCGCTGGGTATTTTTGGTCATCCCGAAGGGTCTGAGTTGGCCCGCGAGGCAGAACAATTGCTGACCCAAGCAACTAGTTGCCATCACATCTCTGTGTCCGCTTTTTCACAAATAGTCGCAGCCCTGCAAAAAACCATTGTCCAGTTTACCCTTCCTTCAGAGATTTCGCCTCTTTCCACCGAGAATGCAGCATTTACGGCAAATTCATCCCAAGGTGTGGCGGCGTATGCAGCAACCGATGCCGATTTGAATGCCTCTGTAACTTCCAATCCCTCCGTTCTAGACTCTGCTTCCTCACCTGCGCATACTCAGGTGGTGCTGGTGTTAAGTCAAGATTTGGTATTGACAGCCTCGCTGCAAGCAACGGCAGCGAACTGGCAGCTACAGTTACATCCGATGACGGAACTTGAAGCGGTGTGGACAGCGATCGCCCATACTCAAATAGATGGGGTTCTGCTAGATTTAAGCATCACCGATTTGCTCAGCGAAAGCCTATTGTTTCTAGCAGAGTTTACGCATCTCTACCCTGATCTCCCCGTTGTGGTGCTCTCTGAACGGGATAGTTTAGGCGATCGTGTTAATGTTTCTCGGTTGGGTAGCAAAGCATTTTTATCGAAACCCATCTCTGCTGAGGAGGTTCTCCAAGTCATTTCTCAAGCATTGCCCCAGGTGCAGAATGGCGAATCTAAGGTGTTGATTGTGGATGATGATCCGGCCGTCTTAGTGGCGTTGAAATCACTGCTGCAACCGTGGGGACTGCACGTCACTACTCTCAGAGATCCAAAGCAGTTTTGGGAGCAGTTAGTTGCAACTCAGCCTGATCTGGTTGTCGTAGATTTAGAAATGCCAACGTTCAGCGGCATTGATCTCTGCCAAGTGGTGCGTCATGATCCGCGTTGGGGCGATCTCCCTATTTTGGTTGTGACGGCTCACACCAATGCCGAGTCCATTCGTCAGGTATTCGCGGCTGGAGCCGATGATTTTATTGCCAAACCCGTTGTCGGCCCAGAATTGGTGACACGCATCATTAGCCGACTGGAACGGATTCGATCGCGCCGTCATCCCCCTGGAAGCACTGTCCAGTCTGAGGAAACCCCATGA
- a CDS encoding response regulator codes for MTRRILVIDDEERIRVVVQVCLEELAGWNVVLAESGEEGIAYAKAEEIDAILLDVSMPDLDGVEVFRLLQSDATTCNIPVILLTAKTSRHDRASFIAVGVTGVLAKPFDALTLPHQIAEILGWAPIP; via the coding sequence ATGACGAGGCGAATTTTAGTGATTGATGATGAAGAGCGAATTCGGGTCGTTGTTCAAGTCTGTTTAGAAGAACTAGCAGGCTGGAACGTGGTTTTGGCAGAATCGGGAGAAGAAGGCATTGCCTACGCCAAAGCGGAAGAAATTGATGCGATTCTACTTGATGTTTCCATGCCAGACCTAGATGGAGTTGAAGTCTTTCGCCTCCTACAATCTGATGCAACGACGTGCAACATTCCAGTGATTTTGCTAACAGCCAAAACATCCCGCCACGATCGCGCCAGCTTTATTGCCGTTGGAGTGACAGGCGTTTTAGCCAAACCGTTTGATGCATTGACCTTGCCTCATCAAATTGCTGAGATCTTGGGGTGGGCACCTATCCCATAA
- a CDS encoding protein adenylyltransferase SelO: MVLPDSIDRFHVSNPLTELAYEPAFERLGDDYYDSVTAAEFPRHTLRFRNDDLLLRFGLRPDTVSDADFIDAFGYFRGRQPFLAMRYHGYQFGEYNSRLGDGRGFLYGQVRDVQGELYDLGTKGSGTTPYSRGADGRLTLKGGVREVLAAEMLHRLGVRTSRCLSLIETGEALWRGDEPSPTRSSVMVRVARSHIRFGTFERLHYLGRQDLTQTLLNHVIQFYYPHLIDQPDAYLRFYAELVQRVAELAAQWMSVGFCHAVLNTDNMSIAAESFDYGPYAFIQQYDPQFTAAYFDYYGRYCYGNQPTACLWNLQMLQVPLKGLIEAFEMETVLAQFDVHYERTYCERMVRKLGFEVSLEGISIEVGQELLRRTLKLLWESKVGYHDFFLALRQQFAPNWREDATHIFAQAEIDAPQAQAETVSVLFQQWRQFYHQVLNHLPIDEMDAVAQRLRQHNPMTVIIRPEIEAVWEPIAQDDDWQPFYALLDRTRQSVELPVDERLAGK; this comes from the coding sequence ATGGTGCTACCTGACTCGATCGATCGCTTTCATGTCTCCAATCCACTCACAGAGCTAGCCTATGAGCCTGCCTTTGAACGCTTAGGAGATGATTATTACGATAGTGTGACTGCCGCAGAATTTCCGCGTCATACGCTGCGGTTTCGCAATGACGATCTGCTGTTACGGTTTGGACTTCGGCCGGATACAGTGTCTGATGCTGATTTCATCGACGCTTTTGGCTACTTTCGGGGACGACAGCCGTTTTTAGCAATGCGCTATCACGGCTATCAGTTTGGCGAATATAACTCTCGCTTGGGCGATGGGCGCGGGTTTCTCTATGGACAGGTACGCGACGTACAAGGAGAATTGTATGATTTGGGCACGAAAGGCTCAGGAACCACGCCCTACTCTAGAGGAGCCGACGGACGGCTGACGCTGAAGGGAGGAGTGCGCGAGGTATTGGCGGCAGAAATGCTACACCGTTTAGGGGTGAGAACGTCTCGTTGTCTGAGTTTAATTGAAACGGGGGAAGCCCTATGGCGGGGAGATGAACCTTCGCCCACTCGATCGTCGGTGATGGTGCGCGTAGCCCGATCGCACATTCGCTTTGGCACGTTTGAGCGGCTGCACTATTTGGGACGGCAAGATTTAACCCAAACGTTGTTGAATCATGTGATTCAGTTTTACTACCCCCATTTAATCGATCAACCCGATGCTTATCTGCGCTTCTATGCTGAATTGGTACAACGAGTAGCAGAACTAGCCGCACAGTGGATGTCGGTAGGGTTTTGCCATGCCGTGCTGAACACCGACAATATGTCGATCGCCGCCGAAAGCTTTGACTATGGCCCCTATGCGTTCATTCAGCAGTATGATCCACAGTTCACGGCTGCTTATTTTGACTACTATGGGCGCTACTGCTATGGCAATCAACCCACTGCCTGTCTATGGAATTTGCAGATGTTGCAAGTGCCGCTGAAGGGATTGATCGAAGCATTCGAAATGGAAACGGTGCTCGCCCAGTTTGATGTTCATTATGAAAGAACTTACTGCGAGCGAATGGTGCGCAAGCTGGGATTTGAGGTGAGTTTAGAAGGAATATCGATCGAAGTAGGACAGGAATTATTGCGCCGCACCCTGAAACTGTTGTGGGAAAGCAAAGTGGGATATCACGATTTCTTCTTGGCCTTGCGTCAACAGTTTGCCCCAAACTGGCGAGAGGATGCAACTCATATTTTTGCGCAAGCGGAAATAGACGCACCGCAAGCCCAAGCCGAAACAGTGTCAGTGTTGTTTCAGCAATGGCGGCAGTTCTACCATCAAGTGCTTAACCATCTGCCGATCGACGAGATGGACGCAGTGGCTCAACGCCTACGGCAACATAATCCTATGACGGTGATCATTCGCCCCGAAATTGAAGCAGTTTGGGAGCCGATCGCTCAAGACGACGATTGGCAGCCGTTTTATGCCCTGCTCGATCGAACTCGGCAGTCTGTTGAATTGCCAGTTGACGAGAGGTTAGCCGGCAAATAG
- a CDS encoding amidohydrolase family protein: protein MIDLSGIAAIDQHAHNLVRSDVAAATPYVCAFTEGYDPEVVHHHARSTLFYRRSLRDIAQLLDCHPTEAAILDRRSQLGLEALTRCCFEAANLQAVYLDDGFLPDTILPWEWHQQFTSIQRLLRIEWLAEQLMNQVDRFEIFLEWFRSELNPPPKGVVGLKSIAAYRSGLDIQSIPLDLAADRFYALKEQYPEQIRLSDKALIDFLLHEALAIAAQYHLPVQFHSGFGDPDLDLRLANPLHLRPLLENPHYRQVPIVLLHASYPYTQEAGYLASVYPHVYVDTGLAVPFLSVIGMKRCLEMLLELSPTSKIVYSSDAHLIPELYYLGAKWGRAGLSQVLEDAIQSGDLSAQEAEEAAIDILWRNAQRLYQPFL from the coding sequence ATGATAGATTTATCTGGCATTGCAGCGATCGATCAACATGCCCACAATCTAGTGCGCTCGGATGTGGCAGCCGCTACGCCCTATGTCTGTGCCTTCACCGAGGGATATGATCCTGAAGTGGTTCATCATCATGCTCGATCGACGCTGTTCTATCGCCGCAGCCTACGCGACATCGCCCAATTACTGGATTGTCACCCCACAGAAGCCGCCATTTTAGACCGCCGATCGCAGCTAGGGCTAGAAGCCTTAACTCGGTGCTGCTTTGAGGCGGCCAATTTGCAAGCTGTGTATCTCGATGACGGGTTTTTGCCCGACACCATTCTGCCTTGGGAGTGGCATCAGCAATTTACGTCGATTCAGCGATTGTTGCGCATTGAATGGCTGGCCGAGCAACTAATGAACCAAGTCGATCGGTTTGAGATCTTTTTGGAATGGTTTCGCAGTGAACTAAATCCGCCACCGAAAGGTGTTGTAGGCTTGAAGAGCATCGCCGCCTACCGCAGCGGGTTGGATATTCAGTCCATTCCCCTTGATCTAGCCGCCGATCGCTTCTATGCCCTAAAAGAACAGTATCCAGAGCAAATTCGCCTCAGCGACAAAGCCTTGATTGATTTTTTGCTCCACGAAGCGCTGGCGATCGCGGCACAATACCACCTGCCGGTGCAGTTTCACTCAGGATTTGGTGATCCAGATCTAGATTTGCGGCTGGCGAATCCTCTGCATTTGCGACCCCTACTAGAAAATCCACACTATCGTCAAGTGCCGATCGTCTTGCTTCATGCCTCCTATCCCTACACTCAGGAAGCAGGCTATTTGGCCTCTGTATACCCTCACGTGTATGTTGATACAGGACTTGCCGTTCCGTTTCTCAGTGTTATAGGAATGAAGCGTTGTCTGGAGATGCTGTTAGAACTTAGCCCTACCAGTAAAATTGTGTATTCTTCGGATGCTCACCTCATTCCAGAGTTGTACTATCTAGGGGCCAAATGGGGACGAGCCGGACTGAGCCAAGTTTTGGAAGATGCCATTCAATCGGGCGATCTGAGCGCCCAAGAAGCTGAAGAGGCAGCCATCGATATTCTCTGGCGTAACGCACAACGCCTCTATCAACCTTTTCTATAG
- the hpxZ gene encoding oxalurate catabolism protein HpxZ yields MEINLADVVMEVTAAFEQYEVALVQNQVPVLDRLFWHSPHTIRYGVTENLYGYEAIAAFRTARSAIGLDRTLKNTIITTYGRDFATANTEFQRGRQHGRQSQTWMRTPDGWRVVSAHVSLLPAPPTCHGGG; encoded by the coding sequence ATGGAAATCAATCTTGCCGATGTGGTGATGGAAGTAACCGCTGCCTTCGAGCAATACGAAGTGGCTTTGGTGCAAAATCAAGTTCCGGTTCTCGATCGACTGTTTTGGCACAGTCCGCACACCATTCGCTATGGCGTTACCGAGAATTTATATGGCTATGAAGCCATTGCTGCCTTTCGAACCGCCCGATCGGCCATTGGACTCGATCGCACGTTGAAAAATACAATCATCACCACCTACGGGCGCGATTTTGCTACGGCCAATACTGAGTTTCAACGCGGCAGACAACACGGTAGACAAAGCCAAACTTGGATGCGTACCCCCGATGGCTGGCGGGTAGTGAGTGCCCACGTGTCGCTGTTGCCTGCTCCCCCCACTTGTCACGGAGGGGGATGA
- a CDS encoding metal ABC transporter permease produces the protein MLDTLDRITELMSFPFMQRALLGGILTGILGGLLGSFAILRQLSFFSHTVGHAALLGIVLAVLFNLNPTLALLPFTVLFGLGVIYLISQTNLWSDAVLNIVFSVSLAGAILALSFVEGYRGNLMNLLFGDILAIQSIDLWLTTMVCLVSAVSLLLTHRAQVLLTLHEGMAKAQGVAVQQHQAWFIVLLSLAVAVAIKAVGVLLVNAFLVIPAATAKLISHQFAWYVLLAIGIGALSAILGIVMSAAWNLASGPSIVVAQFGLFAIAILVSRLRQTS, from the coding sequence ATGCTAGACACCCTCGATCGCATCACTGAATTAATGTCCTTTCCCTTCATGCAGCGAGCGCTACTAGGAGGAATTTTGACAGGAATATTGGGGGGACTTTTAGGCAGTTTTGCAATTTTACGCCAGCTTTCTTTCTTCAGTCACACTGTTGGTCACGCAGCGTTACTGGGCATTGTTCTTGCAGTGTTGTTTAACCTTAATCCAACACTGGCGCTGTTACCATTCACAGTATTGTTTGGACTTGGTGTAATTTATCTCATCTCTCAAACCAATTTATGGAGTGACGCTGTTCTCAATATTGTCTTTTCAGTGTCTCTGGCAGGTGCCATACTTGCTCTAAGTTTTGTTGAAGGCTATCGTGGCAACTTGATGAATTTACTATTCGGTGATATCTTGGCTATCCAATCGATCGATCTGTGGTTGACTACGATGGTTTGCCTCGTAAGCGCCGTGTCTTTGCTGCTAACCCATCGGGCCCAAGTATTATTGACACTGCATGAAGGCATGGCCAAAGCACAAGGGGTAGCGGTTCAACAGCATCAGGCTTGGTTCATTGTGTTGCTTTCGCTAGCGGTAGCGGTAGCCATCAAAGCTGTTGGGGTCTTGTTGGTCAATGCATTTTTGGTCATTCCTGCTGCAACTGCGAAGTTAATCAGCCATCAGTTTGCGTGGTATGTGTTGCTGGCAATTGGGATAGGAGCATTGAGCGCAATCTTAGGAATTGTCATGTCTGCGGCCTGGAATTTGGCGTCTGGCCCCAGCATTGTCGTTGCTCAGTTTGGACTGTTTGCGATCGCCATTCTGGTTTCTCGGTTAAGGCAAACTTCCTGA